Below is a window of Macadamia integrifolia cultivar HAES 741 chromosome 8, SCU_Mint_v3, whole genome shotgun sequence DNA.
CTTCGAACTCGATCTAAGTTCTGGTTttggaagaggaaaaaattttACATTAATtaactgtaattttttttaaattgtataTCATCATAACTGGATAATTGTGATTAATTCGATAATCTGTATCATaagatcctcttcttctttttatttttattttttttctacagTAAGGTTTCGGTCGGTCTAGGGTTAGGTTCTCTACTGTTTTTTAGATTTCTTGTTTATGTCTTTCGGGAGATCTCTTTGTTGTTTTGTACAGTTTTGTGGTTTTCATATGGAAGTGAATCAGAGgtgaaaaagaggagaaaagagaacggatcTCATTTTTCCTCATTCcagatttcttcttcctcttcctcttcctcttcctcttcctcttcctcttccttctaaTCTAAACTAATCTTCCAAAGTGGCGAAGATGAGTTTGAGCGCTGCTGCCGAAGAAGATTCGGCTCCGGAAATACATCTTCCGGCAGATATCGATTGGCAAATGCTGGACAAATCCAAGTTCTTTTTCCTTGGCGCCGCGCTCTTCTCTGGAGTTTCTGCTACTCTTTACCCTGTCGTCGTCCTCAAGACTCGGCAACAGGTATCACAAACGCAGCTTTCTTCCATCAAAACGGCTTTTGCTATCTTACGCCACGAGGGCATCAGAGGCCTTTACAGAGGCTTTGGCACTTCCTTAATGGGAACGATCCCTGCTCGTGCCTTGTACATGACAGCTCTCGAGGTCACTAAGAGTAGTGTGGGAACCGCAACTGTACGTTTGGGTTTCCCAGAACCGACGGCCTCTGCGATCGCCAACGCCGCAGCTGGACTAAGCGCTGCGATGGCCGCACAGCTTGTTTGGACACCGATCGATGTGGTCAGCCAACGGCTCATGGTCCAAGGCAGCATCGGCAATCCCAACACCCCTTGTAAATATCGTGGCGGGATCGATGCGTTCAGGAAAATTCTCAACACTGATGGTTTGCGGGGTCTGTACAGAGGATTTGGTATGTCCATATTGACCTACGCTCCTTCAAATGCAGTTTGGTGGGCATCGTATTCAGTGGCGCAGAGACTcgtttggggtggacttggttGCTATCTCTGCAAGAGAGACGATGAATGCAAGGAGACTAGTAACAACAGCGGCGGTGGTGGTAGTTTCCGGCCGGATTCGAAAACAGTGGTGGCAGTGCAGGGAGTCAGTGCAGCCATGGCTGGTGGGGTTTCTGCATTGATTACAATGCCACTTGATACAATCAAGACAAGGTTACAGGTTTTGGATGGGGAAGAAAATGGGCGTCGGCCACCAACAGTTGGACAGACATTTAAGAATTTAGTTAAAGAAGGTGGATGGGCTGCTTGTTACCGAGGATTAGGTCCTCGTTGGGCTTCCATGTCCATGTCTGCAACCACCATGATCACCACTTATGAGTTCCTGAAACGTCTTTCTGCTAAGAATCAAGAGAACTTGCCTTCATGAACACACAGATGAACTCTAGAAGTTGCAGTAATGGAaacacctccccccccccccccaaaaaaaaaaaaaaggaaaaaaagttttattttatttttgttgttttaaatatataaataatttttgtttcaccttttaaatcttatccattTCCGTTTTGTCATGGGACCTTCGTTCTGGTGGTTGGTTATGGTAGGATAGTTAATAATGTAAATGATTTAAAGTTTATTATGGTCATCTTATCAAGATGGTTTAAATTGGGTTGTGGAATTAGAAATTTCTATAAAATGAACTTGttatatatatcatatcatatgCATTTTAGAATTTAGATTTAGATAAAACCTTGGTTTGACTTCCATAATCTTCGGCTTGATTCACCAGGGTTTTGTTAATTCTTCATCTTGCTAAGATTTCATTATTGGTATTTAAATAAGTTGAAGTGTTTTGATCTCCAAGTCAAGGTTTATCCCTTTTTTCCTGGAGGGGGAATTCTTCCTTTCATTATGGTTTAAGGAACACTTtaagtctctctttctctctttctctctttctctctttctctctttctattgtACATTCATTCTGATCTTGAAACTAGAATTCCGTAAATATGtttggtgggtgggtgggtcGGTGGGTGGGTGAATCTCTATTTTCAATATGCTcgataaaaagaaaatgatgggtgTTAGAAATAGGATACAGTCTTTGTGCAAAGGGAAGAGAATCCCTTATGGATGGTGTCAGGACGGTGTATAGGAGGGTAGATATTAATGATTCTAGATGGGTGTACTTTTATACATGCACAGAGGAAAATTTTCTCTTAATCTAAGAGTTGTCATTCAAATAGTTTCTATGTTCCAAAGGAGCAAAccatttctaaatttttttggtTCTTGACTTTCCTATTTTGCCATGGAAAGGAAAACAAGCTTTACAAAGGAAAAATTTATCCTATTCTTGCCCTAAGCTATTACTTTGGTATGAGTAATTGGAATTGGTAGCCATCAAGTTCGATCAGAATTGATCATTGTCGATTTTGATTTGAAGTAGCATGATTTGgccaaatataaataaataaataaccgtAGAAAAGCTGTTTTGGATTTGTTGGAGCTGATTCCCTGTCTATCCGAGTCAGATAACTCGAACCATGATTGTTTCTCTATTTAATTGCaaaattttttaatcttttattttactGCCATCTTCTTACTGTTTGAAAATAGAATCAATCCCCCGGGGTGGGGAGTGCACATAACTGCACTACCATATATTAGACACAGTTGCAAGAGTTGTGAAGTTTAAAAACCCTGCCAAAAGTCCTCTCCAAGGTCTAAAGCAGACAAAAGATGAAGTATGCGATGTGAGTCACGTGTCTGAAATATGAACTGATTCAATGATTTTGCATAACTTGGTCATGAACACTTGTACTAGCTTGCGGTTTTGGAGCtgtcttcttattttttatatctATGATCATTTTTCTggttaattttttgtttaagcAATTTAACAAACGAGTGTTTTTGTTTAAGGAAGTTGCTTACCTTGTTATGTATACGAAAAATTAATATCTTTGACAGGAACTATTGTGgatgtaatttatttatttctgttaattgaagtttttgtttctttctcatttaaaaaaaaaaattcctaccaAATATgagtatattttatttatttgtttgtttgaggGAGTTCCATCCTTCCCTATATGGATGggggaggttttttttttttgcagagtGGAGTAGGGGAGTTCCtaactttcaagtttcaacccatAAAAGTCAAAATACTGCATCTTATTCCATTAAATTCTTTTCTGTTTAAGAGTATTTTAATAAATACTTTTCTACCAAAGCATGAGAAATGCCTTCGAGAAATACTTGCGATATGATTTTAAAGAGTAATTTTACTATGGCAGAGGGATATGAGAAGGTGTTTCCCACCAGTGAGGAGATGCAAGATTGAATTATCAAATAAGAGGTTTTAATGAAATAAGAGGTTTTGATGAGGAGAGAGTGTGGAGTCCACGGGTGGGATATGAGAAAGTGTGCCACGAATCTGCCCAGTTGCATCGCTTTCATGAATACTTAATATATGAATCTTATGAGTAATTCTATCCAACAAATACAACTTTGACAAGTAATTTATAACATATAACAATTTGAAATGCAACGGATGGGGCTTTgggaaaatttttatttcattgtaaAAAAATTCATCCATAACATGACTTCTATTTAAATGATGCCAGTGAGTAACACCCATGAAAATATGTTGCAAATGAGAACCCATCCAAATTATTAAGTACATtagattttaataaaaaaaaaaaaaaggaagttctTACTCACTTTAAAAAGCCATATGAAGTATGAATAATGATGTGAGAGACTAGAGGATAGAATACAAGTGGTCTTGTTCAAgttaaaacctgattttctaTAATGATATTAACAACGGTGCAGAAGCAAACACCTAGAAGATAATTATCACTGGTTCTCTTTCTAAGTATTTTGATTCAAGATAggagaatgaatttttttgtaCGAAAAATTCATAAATATGGATATTGTAAAATGGATTAACTCACTCTGGTTTTACCTATCTAGATTTTGTTTAGTGATTTCAGTCATTAGTTGTTGGTCCCACTAACTCTTTGGTCAGATATTAGACTTTTCAAACTGTATTATATGAAACCTTTGGCCTTGAACTAGCAAAAGCAGAAGTGGTAATAAGGTCATGAGAAATGTCTGGGTCCATCGCCCATCGCCTGACTCTGTCACTCTCTTTCCCTCATCACATGAAAAGATGCCATGCCCGTGTGTGTGCCGTGCCACTATTGGCTATAGTTGTTAGCTCTAACAAAACTAGCGGCATGTTCAAATTCCACCCTAAGGTCATATACCCtcataagataaaaaaattcaatgatATCTAATAgttttttacctaaaaaaataaattaatatctAATAGTCTCGGATTGATTGCAAGGACATGGCagagaaagaaagtgaaatcaaatcaatattaAAAGGCACACTTTATAATTAATACCTTATATGACTGTCctattaactttaaaaaattctataatgaTAAATAAAATTTAGTAAAAAACCATCACTCAAGGATCAAGAGAAGAGAATCTCTTGATCCATGGTGGTATTACCCTATGATTGGACTATTAGGACAACGAGTCTCTTATTAACTCCTACCCCTATTTAAAAAGTCCAAAGTACCTTTCCTCGGTTTAAATAGATGGCCAGATCTCTTGActaaagaaattctctcttcttcactacggtgaaaaacaaattaatccttaaaatttattatatttttctacgGAATTCCTTggttttaagaagaaaaataaaattcaatttgaTAAATGGAACTAAAGGGCACACTGCCTCACAATGATGATATTCTCTCTCAATTTAAATTTCTCTATCCTCATTAAACATGTATGTACCGAATTACACTCTCCTTTCTTTCTAATAGCTTCACAGGTATGGTGCCAATATATCCTTGCAGTGTGTCAATCCTctctttaaaaaatatatatacatatgctaAACAGCTGCATAGCATATGCTAGCACCttcctatgtctatctctctcctctcacgaTAGGGGTAGATATGTCATATCttaagagagaggaaagagatagacataagGAGGCGCCAGCATACACTACACAACCTGATAGTGCTCTTTCTCCCAAAATGTAATTATTAAAGTTGAGGGAAAAAGATTACCACATGGTTTGTGTGTGTATTGAAGTGAGGAAAAAAGATTATCATGACGCCAATGTGATTCACTTATATTCCTTCCTACATACGACTTGTTCATaccacacactctctctcctcattaaatCCCTTCTACTAGATGATTCTATAGGACTATAGTACAACTAGCTAAGATGTATGGGATTGAATGTCGGGTAGTTAAGTAAGGGATGAACATAATATAGCTAATTGAGGACTTGTCCTGAACCATGATGAGCTCCAAAAAtattgtttgaggtggtatgaccatatTAATGAAGGCCTAAGGATGCCCTAGTAAGGAGTGATACGATTTAGATTGAAGaagctaaaagagctaagggCAAACCTCAAATGACAATAGAAGAAATAGTAAGGAATGATATGCATAGTTTAAGTCTTGTCTCAAGTATGATATCAAGTAGAGCCGGTTGAAGGGCAATGAGCCATGCCATCAACCCCATCatgttgggataaggttgaatCTGTTATTGTTGTCGTATTAGATGATTAAACCTCCCACCCCCATTGGTGGGAAAGTGCACTCTGGTATCATAGCAAATGTAAGCATTATATAGAAATCCCCCTATAAGATGTGGTAAAATAGTATCCTACTTTAGAAAAAGAATTCATTCTTCCGTGATGAACTCTGTTGGCACCAATCTTACATTTTGTCTCTGTGGGCCGAGGAGAAAGGGGGGGctcaataggaaaaatattgTACTATGAGAGAAGCAATGAGGTCAACTCTATTTCAAATATACAACATGTTCTAGCAATGCAATGTAAGTTGGACCTAATGTTGATCCAAATGAGTCATCTTTTCCATGGAGGTAAATCTTTGCCTGCTAAGCAAGAGGAAAGCAAGAGGATAGCAAGTTACATATTTCTATTAATATGacattcataaataaaatagttAATGGTGGGGGAGGAAAGAGACAGACATAAAGATTCTAATGTACCCAATGCCAGCGATCcagagatctttttttttccattaaagataattaaataaattgatttcacttttcttccttcttccttcttcctttccttttctacCAACTACACCGAGCAGCAAATCTGTTCTCTATCGAGATTTTAGGAGTAACCAGGCAATGGCTCTGTAGATCCCACTATTAGGAAAGGTGTATGGGTCTGAGAAGTGAGACCCCACCTGATTGGTATGTGATCTTGATAAGATAATTTCTTGGGAACACATGACAATGTATGAGAATGCGACAGCTCTGTGTGGACACACGATGGAAATCAATTATTCCAACACAAATACACAAAACATCAAAGTTGTAAAAATCATCAAACTCTTACCTTTCTAGTAAGATCACTTTTCAAAACTTTCCACATAAACACCTTAAATTTGATTTAGAGTGAATAGAAAGAGACCAAATAGACTTTCATAATTAGTTGACCATCCATTTTTGGTTAAAAGACAAACCCATCTATCCACATGAGAAATGGTAGACAAAGGTACTTTTAAAATTGCAAAAGAAATATTTCATGTACAATGTCTATCAGCACACTTACATTAGAGAAGGACTCCTATCTCTAGTTTCAGCTTGTTTAAGCACTTGGCTAAAATCTATGACATAGGAACTTCAGTTGATGTTTTAAAACATTTTAGATCCAGATTGGTTCCattgattttgatccaatcCTGATCAAAATTGCCGTTGATCGACTCTGAAATAATGTTCTAAcggattttagggtttctttggACAAGAATTGGACGAGTCAAATCAGCAAAAACTTAGATTACTCTCGATTGATTCCAATTAGGGTTGCTTGAAATCTAAATTGGTCGAACCAACCCCTTCTTGAAACCCTAGGAAATTCCCACCAAATGATGGGTGGATGTGATGCTTTAGGCATTGTGATTGTTTTGGCTCATATAAAGTTGGCCATGTggagagaaaaataattaatctaaaatttaaaaaaagaaaaatttatatcaaaatatgaaagaacatagaattaaatttaaatatgaaattttatatatgacaaattcaaatttttttatgagattATATATTTAACTATATTAGAATTGCTACATCACTCTGTTCCACATGGGTATGTAGGTTAACCACTAAGCAGATTCTAAGCCTTGAAAGTTTCCTATATTAGATCTAActagttttcttttgtttggagtttggaccaCCTTTTACAAGGCTGCAAATTTTCTTAAAGAACCATATCTATATGTGGCATCCACGTGATCTCTATGCTGGAGCCCATTTACTGGTGGGCCCAACCCTCGACACATGAGACAGATATGCCTAAATTTTAGCTCTATGACCAACTTTAAGTGGTGTGGTCCTTGGACCCCTTGCACTaatgccatttcttgaaaatgaaattttcaactttttatAAATGGAAAGGGCAAGAGCACATTGCAAGCTAGGTATCCAACATGTGTCATCCTTTCGCCTTTTTGTTCGGAAAAGGCCTTCTTACCCTCATATGTCCAGTCTTGTGATCTAGTTCCGATTCTTTAATGGTTGTGGGAACTCAAATATAAGCGGTTTTTTATGATACGACATAATCCAGTTTTGTACCTCAACGGTTCACCCTCAAAGTCATAATTTTTTCTGACATATAATtcttaatcctttttttttttttcttttgttaaccGAATTGTATGGGTACGCACACCTTGACTAGCCCTCAGGGAGACTAACGCAGTAATCCACCACCATAGAATCTATTCTTTGTAATTATGTTATAACTCTTATATATAAGTTAAGTTATAACTATTAAGTATTAACTAACCCTAAAGACCTATATATGTATTTTAAACACGTTGGTTCCAAATCTACCCGATTCCTTGTTGGTCTTTTGGTTTTGGACCCCTGGGCAACCCATCGCAGAACCGTCCCAATCCATTTAACAACCCATCCCAATATCAGCTCCCAGAATCCATCTCATTTAAAAATGGGACGAGTAAATTCTGGGGTTTAGTTGATAAGTTCCAAGATGGTTCCAATTCTGgtcccaaattgacacccttagcctGACACTTATTTGGGGTCCTTTGATGCACAGGCTAGTTCTTAGCCATTGAATCAATGGGACCAACCCATCACCCATGTGTGGAAGAAGCTTCTATGTGGACCTCATGCGTTGTTTTAATGGCTCATAACCCTGTACATTAGAAGAAAGGTGAAGGCCTGATTATGTTCAGAAAGATATCTAACAATGCATGGCCTATTATTTGCAGGTGCGCTGGCCACGAACCTTAGGTCCAATAACGTCTAGGCCCGAGCATCAAACCCGGCCCTTTTACATGAAAGGCACAGCCCAACTCACGTCCGTAACTCCTCCCCTAAACACCTACCTACATGAAGCAACAGACTACTTcctccccaaccccccccccaacccacaCCCACAAACACAGGGTCTCAGATATCACCTGTACCTGTATCCGTCGACACCAATACCATCACAGATCGGCCATATTAGGCCAATTCGAACATTTTACTGTTTTTACCCCTCAAAATACCAACACCTTGATTCtttagaccattttaccctcccCTTTATTAATACCACCACTTCTGTATCTGTATCAGGTACCAACGGCAATCATGGTACAAATAGGCTGATCCGATACCCCTCACCTCTCCTCCCTCTTCATGTGTCAAGTGTCAACTATGGACAAGCTTATTCCAACGGAATTCCTGAGCCAATGTAATACAGAACAGAATAATTACAATTCAGAACATAACATAGTTCTCTTTATGCTCTTGCTCTTCGTTATAGGGGACCAATAAGGAGGCCCAAATCAAATTCATTCTTTGCTACGGGTTTGCAACTTTACATATTTGTCTACTATAACTACTACTACTTGAGCATTTGAAGTTCAAAACATATACACCAGGTTTCACAGAAACATCCAAAGCCATCAATATCAACTTCAGTTCCCACTGGAGCAGATCCCATCAAAGTTTGGACCTCAGCACTCGAGTATGatgcatttttcttctttctgaaACACCAACATATATCTTCAAAAATGAAAGTCAATATAATTAGAAGAAAACCATCCAAAGAAACTGATCGAATACATATTGAGTCTAGAAAAATCATTGGGGGCCTAGGAAGCACCTCAATGGAATCTGTATTTGTAGGTCATGTCCGAGGCTTCCGATAACCCGAACTACCAACCAGCTGGTTTGAAGTGAaatgaagggaaggaaaattAAACTAGAACagtcaaaatagaaaaattctCTAATAATCTACCAATAACTTGCTATATACAGTCATGAACAGAttagaaaagtataaaacatgcTCCTACATTGGCAAAGGGCAAcaattttctaatgaagaatAATATCCTAACTTTCTGATCAAATAAAGGGCAATTTTTTCAAAGGCCTACAGAGTAAATATCATATGGTCCAAAGAGTCGGATTTCCAAAATCAAAGTACTCATACACATGATGTGGCCAGCAGGGCACCACAGAGAAAAGAACAGGCCCGACTAGACAGTTAGCTAAAACCCACCACGCCAGCATACAGTGTGAGAACCTGCTTATTGACGAGCCCTCTTGTTGCTGCAAGATGGGCACTTGTACTGCTTGATGTGCTCAGCCCTAGCAGGGGTGATCTTCACACACTTGCCATGGAACCACTTCTCACAAATGTCACAGCAGATCCAGAACTCATCTGACGCATAGTTCTCCCCACATGCCCCACACAGCGTGTCCCCATGCTCctcctcatcatcctcatccAATCCATCATCCTCTTCCTTTGGCTGCATTCCCTTTGAATACTTGCCTTGGGATTCAGAGCCCCGCTGCTTTTGTTTCAACAGAAAAAGTAAAAGTGTTGCAAGCACAGGGAAACCCATTAGCCATCAATAGAGATTTAACACCAAAGCAAATAAACAGGTATTACCCTCCTTttagaagagggggggggggggcgggctCGAAGGGTTGAATGTTTCCAGAGGCACAAGTTCAAGAGAAGCCAtaattttaatgcaacacatttGCTCTAACTGCTATTTGGAATatttgagaagaaaataaaataaaacgcataggaacaaataagcatgcaatcatgaaaggaaaagaggaagcaTCAGTGCAAGGATAGGGTAGATCAGAAAAATTTTCAAGCCAGTAGCATCCATGTTCAAGGGGAAGATAAACCTGCTTCTCGTCTAGACATCACTTCCAAAGAAACAGTGGTGGAAAATCTCTCTTCCAGGGGTGGATAGATCATTGCCATCTCCATCCCGAAACCCCCATCACCTATACTCATAAAAAGCCTTTCCCCGCGCCTTCACCCTTGAAGAATAATAATAGGTTTTTTTGGCCTTCgctggcattttttttttatatccttcctttcctttctcttgtgGAACAAACATAGCTGGAGCATACAAAATTGGTATTTCACATGGTATTTTCAACCTAAGGTTTTGAATGGCTATTACGTCCACTAACTATTCCATCCAATTTCTGATTCTACGCCTCATGGGAGCGGCCTAGGCCTTTGATAAAGAGATTCAAATGGTCTGACGC
It encodes the following:
- the LOC122086629 gene encoding solute carrier family 25 member 44-like, which produces MSLSAAAEEDSAPEIHLPADIDWQMLDKSKFFFLGAALFSGVSATLYPVVVLKTRQQVSQTQLSSIKTAFAILRHEGIRGLYRGFGTSLMGTIPARALYMTALEVTKSSVGTATVRLGFPEPTASAIANAAAGLSAAMAAQLVWTPIDVVSQRLMVQGSIGNPNTPCKYRGGIDAFRKILNTDGLRGLYRGFGMSILTYAPSNAVWWASYSVAQRLVWGGLGCYLCKRDDECKETSNNSGGGGSFRPDSKTVVAVQGVSAAMAGGVSALITMPLDTIKTRLQVLDGEENGRRPPTVGQTFKNLVKEGGWAACYRGLGPRWASMSMSATTMITTYEFLKRLSAKNQENLPS